In Nicotiana tabacum cultivar K326 chromosome 2, ASM71507v2, whole genome shotgun sequence, the following proteins share a genomic window:
- the LOC107797209 gene encoding auxin response factor 18 yields MITFMDPKDKVKEIDKCLDSQLWHACAGSMVQMPPISSKVFYFPQGHSEHACGNVDFRSSNIRIPSYIPCKVSGIKYMADPETDEVFAKIRLIPVSRNEVEFNDDGVVGMNGSDNQDKPTSFAKTLTQSDANNGGGFSVPRYCAETIFPRLDYSADPPVQTILAKDVHGETWKFRHIYRGTPRRHLLTTGWSTFVNHKKLVAGDSIVFLRAENGDLCVGIRRAKRGIGGGPETSSGWNPAGGNCMVPYGGFSSFLREDENKLMRNGGNGNNSGSLMSRGKVKAESVIESANLAASGQSFEVIYYPRASTPEFCIKASLVKSALQIRWCSGMRFKMPFETEDSSRISWFMGTISSVQVADPMRWPDSPWRLLQVTWDEPDLLQNVKRVSPWLVELVSNMPTIHLSPFSPPRKKLRLPQHPDFPLDGHHLPMPAFSGNHLLGPSSPFSCLPDNTPAGMQGARHAQYGLSLSDIHLSKLHSSLFPVGFPPLDQAAANPRPPNSPMIRKPCNSKNISCLLTMGNSTHETTKKSDIGKAPQLVLFGQPILTEQQISLSCSGDTVSTVRTGNSSSDGNADKIGNVSDGSGSALNQRGLTESSPRDTFQSEPNTEIGHCKVFMESEDVGRTLDLSSIGSYEELCRKLANMFGIENSEILSHVLYRDITGTVKQLGDEPYSDFIRTARRLTILTDSSSDNVGLRE; encoded by the exons ATGATTACTTTTATGGATCCAAAGGACAAAGTGAAGGAAATAGATAAGTGCTTAGATTCTCAACTATGGCATGCTTGTGCTGGTAGTATGGTACAAATGCCCCCAATTAGTTCAAAAGTGTTTTACTTTCCTCAAGGACACTCAGAGCACGCCTGTGGAAATGTCGATTTTAGGAGCTCCAATATTAGAATCCCGTCTTATATTCCTTGTAAAGTCTCGGGTATTAAATATATGGCAGATCCTGAGACTGATGAGGTTTTCGCCAAGATTAGGTTGATTCCTGTTAGTAGGAATGAAGTTGAATTTAATGATGATGGGGTTGTTGGGATGAACGGTTCGGATAACCAAGATAAACCTACTTCGTTTGCAAAGACATTGACGCAATCGGATGCAAATAATGGTGGAGGTTTTTCTGTTCCGAGGTATTGTGCGGAGACGATCTTTCCTCGTTTGGACTACTCTGCGGATCCTCCTGTCCAGACTATCCTTGCTAAGGATGTTCACGGGGAGACGTGGAAATTCAGACATATTTACAGGGGTACGCCAAGGCGCCATCTTTTAACAACAGGATGGAGTACTTTTGTGAACCATAAAAAGCTTGTTGCTGGCGATTCCATTGTGTTCTTGAGGGCCGAAAACGGGGACCTTTGTGTAGGCATTAGGCGGGCAAAGAGGGGAATCGGAGGTGGACCTGAGACTTCTTCTGGCTGGAATCCGGCTGGTGGGAATTGTATGGTACCATACGGAGGGTTTTCCAGTTTTCTCAGGGAAGACGAGAATAAATTAATGAGAAATGGGGGGAATGGAAACAATAGTGGGAGTTTGATGAGCAGGGGAAAGGTGAAGGCAGAATCAGTGATTGAATCTGCAAATCTTGCAGCCAGTGGACAGTCATTTGAGGTGATCTACTACCCTCGTGCGAGCACTCCAGAATTCTGCATTAAGGCCTCGCTTGTGAAGTCTGCGTTGCAGATCCGTTGGTGCTCGGGGATGAGGTTCAAGATGCCTTTCGAAACTGAAGATTCTTCACGGATAAGCTGGTTCATGGGAACTATATCTTCAGTTCAGGTTGCCGATCCCATGCGATGGCCAGATTCACCGTGGAGGCTTCTTCAG GTGACGTGGGACGAACCTGATCTGCTTCAAAATGTGAAACGTGTCAGCCCATGGCTTGTGGAGTTAGTCTCGAACATGCCTACTATTCATCTTTCTCCCTTCTCACCCCCACGAAAGAAACTAAGATTACCTCAACATCCAGATTTTCCGCTTGATGGCCACCACCTTCCTATGCCGGCTTTCTCCGGCAACCACCTCCTAGGGCCTAGTAGCCCCTTTAGTTGTCTTCCCGACAACACCCCTGCTGGCATGCAGGGAGCCAGGCATGCTCAATATGGTTTATCATTATCAGATATCCACCTCAGTAAGTTGCATTCTAGTTTGTTTCCTGTTGGTTTTCCGCCACTTGATCAGGCTGCAGCAAACCCAAGACCCCCGAATAGTCCAATGATTCGCAAGCCATGCAACAGCAAGAATATTTCTTGCTTGCTAACCATGGGAAATTCCACTCATGAAACTACGAAGAAATCTGATATTGGGAAAGCACCACAACTCGTGCTTTTCGGTCAACCTATACTTACTGAGCAGCAGATCTCTCTTAGCTGCTCGGGAGATACTGTTTCTACTGTTCGTACAGGGAATAGTTCCTCGGACGGGAATGCAGATAAAATAGGTAATGTTTCTGATGGCTCAGGCTCTGCACTTAATCAACGTGGTCTAACGGAAAGCTCACCACGTGACACATTTCAGTCCGAACCAAATACTGAGATTGGACACTGCAAGGTTTTTATGGAATCAGAAGATGTAGGTCGCACTCTGGATCTTTCATCGATAGGATCTTATGAGGAGTTATGCAGGAAATTGGCAAATATGTTTGGCATTGAAAACTCAGAGATTCTTAGTCATGTGCTATACCGAGATATCACTGGCACGGTCAAGCAACTTGGTGACGAACCCTATAG CGACTTCATCAGAACAGCACGAAGGTTAACAATTCTAACTGATTCAAGCAGCGACAACGTAGGACTCAGGGAATAG